One Terriglobales bacterium DNA segment encodes these proteins:
- a CDS encoding MBL fold metallo-hydrolase, whose product MSQIYEIAPDVYRFSIYVPEINLAFNHFVVKDDEPLLFHTGSRAMFPALKEMVAKVIDPAKIRWIGFSHFETDECGALNHWLQVAPNATPVHGMIGCLVNLNDFSDRIPKMLNPDETLSTGKYRYRFVHTPQLPHGWDAGVLFEESQRTLFCSDLFHQEGDVEPMTTSDIIGRCRQVLTAYQKSPLANYIPYTPVTGRLMEGVANLNPRTLAIMHGSSFSGNGAQAVRDLSALFKEVLGTEATAQTASSFA is encoded by the coding sequence ATGAGTCAAATCTACGAGATCGCACCAGATGTATACCGCTTTTCCATTTACGTACCCGAGATCAATCTGGCTTTCAACCACTTCGTAGTGAAGGACGACGAACCGCTGCTATTCCATACGGGATCGCGGGCGATGTTTCCGGCATTAAAAGAAATGGTGGCGAAGGTGATAGATCCCGCCAAGATCCGTTGGATCGGCTTCAGCCATTTCGAGACTGACGAGTGCGGCGCGCTGAACCATTGGCTTCAGGTAGCGCCAAATGCCACACCGGTTCATGGCATGATTGGGTGCCTGGTGAACCTGAACGATTTTTCCGACCGCATTCCTAAAATGTTGAATCCTGATGAAACGCTGAGCACAGGCAAATACCGATACCGTTTCGTTCACACGCCGCAGCTGCCGCATGGCTGGGATGCCGGAGTGCTCTTCGAGGAGTCGCAGCGGACGCTATTCTGTTCGGACTTGTTCCACCAGGAGGGTGATGTGGAGCCGATGACGACGTCAGATATTATCGGCCGATGCCGGCAGGTGCTGACGGCGTACCAGAAGAGTCCGCTTGCCAATTACATCCCGTACACGCCGGTCACAGGCAGATTGATGGAAGGTGTGGCGAACCTCAATCCGCGCACTCTGGCGATCATGCACGGATCGAGTTTTAGCGGAAACGGTGCACAGGCGGTGCGCGATCTCTCGGCCCTGTTTAAAGAAGTGCTGGGAACGGAAGCCACGGCACAGACGGCATCGTCTTTCGCTTAG
- a CDS encoding ribonuclease J → MPAGKLHVVPLGGLGEFGMNCMAVRWGDDILVIDAGLMFPEAELLGVDIVVPDISYLLENRDHVRAIVLTHGHEDHIGALPSILTDLNVPVYGTEFTLAYVENKLEEHGLLDDAKLIEISPGERFKVGPFTINPIRVTHSLVDCVALAIHTPLGVLIHTGDFKVDPTPTDNKLFDLHSFAEYGKEGVLALFQDSTNVERPGYTPSERAVRRKFEEIFTMTSRRLFIACFSSSIHRIKLAIDLAYEYGRKVALVGRSMSESTEIAQDLEYIDIPDGHLIHPGDIKKYPPNKVCVMISGTQGEPMSALSRAAVDNHKHAKIEKDDTVVLSSRIIPGNEKAIYRMVDHLFRREAHVVYDDGSNPPVHVSGHASQEELKLIINLVKPQYFIPIHGEYRQLKRHAELAKSMHGAVGSVMMIESGDVLEFDELGARKAGRVNVGRVCIDSNSMGDVVEELIIRDRRHISEDGIVLPIIAINKLTGRVEGPPEIVTRGFAGIGENGFMNEARSVVVNTLEVSSDEEKADYGVIKEKIRQDLKRFIVKNTSRRPLIMPVILEI, encoded by the coding sequence ATGCCAGCAGGAAAATTACATGTCGTTCCCTTGGGCGGACTCGGCGAGTTCGGAATGAACTGCATGGCCGTCCGCTGGGGGGATGACATCCTTGTAATCGACGCAGGCCTGATGTTTCCCGAGGCTGAACTGTTGGGCGTCGATATCGTCGTTCCGGACATCAGCTACCTGCTGGAGAACCGTGACCACGTTCGAGCCATCGTTCTGACACACGGACATGAAGACCATATTGGCGCCTTGCCGTCGATCCTGACCGACCTGAACGTTCCGGTGTACGGTACCGAATTCACGTTGGCGTACGTCGAAAACAAGCTGGAAGAGCATGGCTTGCTGGACGACGCGAAGTTGATCGAGATCAGTCCGGGCGAACGCTTTAAAGTCGGTCCATTCACGATCAACCCGATTCGCGTGACGCACAGTCTCGTGGATTGCGTGGCGCTGGCGATCCATACGCCCCTTGGCGTGCTCATCCACACGGGTGATTTCAAAGTCGACCCGACTCCTACCGACAATAAGCTGTTCGACCTACATAGCTTTGCCGAATATGGCAAAGAAGGTGTGTTGGCGCTGTTCCAGGATTCCACGAACGTCGAGCGTCCGGGCTACACGCCGAGCGAAAGGGCGGTACGGCGAAAGTTCGAAGAAATTTTCACGATGACGAGCAGGCGGTTATTCATCGCATGCTTTTCGTCATCGATTCACCGTATCAAACTGGCGATCGATCTGGCTTACGAGTACGGACGGAAGGTGGCGCTGGTCGGCCGCTCAATGTCGGAATCGACCGAGATCGCGCAGGACCTCGAATACATCGACATACCCGACGGGCACCTGATCCATCCGGGCGATATCAAGAAATATCCGCCGAACAAAGTTTGCGTGATGATCAGCGGAACGCAGGGAGAGCCGATGTCTGCGCTGTCGCGAGCCGCGGTCGACAACCACAAGCACGCAAAGATCGAGAAAGACGATACCGTTGTTCTGTCTTCCAGGATCATCCCCGGAAACGAAAAAGCAATCTATCGCATGGTGGATCACCTCTTCCGTCGAGAGGCCCACGTAGTGTATGACGACGGATCGAATCCCCCAGTCCATGTAAGCGGACACGCCAGCCAGGAAGAACTGAAGCTGATCATCAACCTGGTGAAGCCACAGTACTTTATTCCGATTCATGGCGAATACCGGCAACTAAAGCGTCACGCGGAACTGGCGAAGAGCATGCACGGGGCGGTTGGATCCGTGATGATGATCGAGAGCGGCGACGTCCTGGAATTTGACGAATTGGGTGCGCGCAAAGCCGGGCGGGTCAATGTTGGGCGAGTATGCATCGATTCGAATTCCATGGGCGACGTGGTGGAAGAACTGATCATCCGCGACCGACGTCACATCAGCGAAGACGGGATCGTGCTGCCGATCATTGCGATTAACAAATTGACGGGCCGTGTGGAAGGACCGCCGGAGATCGTGACACGAGGCTTTGCAGGGATAGGGGAGAACGGATTCATGAACGAGGCCCGCAGCGTCGTCGTCAACACACTGGAAGTTTCAAGCGATGAAGAGAAGGCGGACTACGGCGTAATTAAGGAAAAGATCCGGCAGGACTTGAAGCGTTTCATCGTTAAGAATACGTCACGCCGTCCTCTCATCATGCCAGTCATCCTCGAGATCTAA
- a CDS encoding EcsC family protein: MAAKSESSWLMRRAETALKSGFTKAYESVKVDPAHYLLHLRTAHGLPVNTYEGLFSVSIEELDDTAAETIRASMKIAALEGAGLGIGGMLTLVPDLGILSAITLRTIQKLSLIYGFQYNTDDEIAELWIAMASAAGVDISRELLERQIVQRFVPRVIQRIATQASAEVVEKWVGRVIPILSSILGAGLNYLFVRAWSERAVAHFRQKHLDRRQAIQAASGVLLQP, encoded by the coding sequence ATGGCCGCAAAGAGCGAATCGTCGTGGCTGATGCGACGGGCTGAAACCGCCCTCAAGAGCGGATTCACCAAAGCCTATGAAAGCGTTAAGGTCGATCCGGCCCACTACCTGCTCCACCTCCGCACCGCCCACGGCCTTCCCGTGAACACCTACGAAGGTCTTTTCAGTGTCTCCATCGAGGAACTCGACGACACCGCCGCGGAAACAATTCGTGCCAGTATGAAGATCGCGGCCCTGGAGGGCGCTGGCCTCGGCATCGGAGGAATGCTAACCCTCGTTCCCGATCTCGGGATCCTCTCGGCGATCACCCTTCGCACCATTCAGAAGCTGAGCCTGATCTACGGGTTCCAGTACAACACCGATGATGAGATTGCAGAACTCTGGATCGCTATGGCAAGCGCGGCGGGCGTGGATATCAGCCGCGAGCTACTTGAACGCCAGATCGTTCAGAGATTTGTGCCCAGAGTGATTCAACGAATCGCTACTCAGGCGAGTGCCGAAGTAGTGGAGAAATGGGTGGGACGCGTAATCCCGATTCTGAGTTCCATTCTGGGCGCTGGCCTCAACTATTTATTCGTTCGTGCCTGGAGCGAAAGAGCAGTCGCACATTTTCGCCAGAAACACCTGGACCGGCGCCAGGCAATTCAGGCGGCTTCAGGCGTCTTGCTTCAGCCCTGA
- the ychF gene encoding redox-regulated ATPase YchF, giving the protein MKSGIIGLPQVGKTSLFKILTKSQVATGHGGSREAHIGVAKVPDERLDKLAALYTPKKTTHATVQYADVAAIGQEALKEANFLNNLRQVDSLTHVVRAFDDPSIPHVKGDINPLRDIKDVEFDMMVSDLGQIEKRLERLEKDLKKMKTPDLVKEDEILKKCKEWLETEKPLRELEMTPEDKKRLKGFMFLSEKPILYVLNISESTQLGKDLDAAVEKFGIKEAASRPNTGATAICGKVEAELAEMSDEDAAEFLSSYGLHESGLSRLIKKTYELLGLISFLTAGEDECRAWTITRGMRAVEAAGAIHSDLEKHFIRAETIHWDQLLEAGSEAAARTKGTLRLEGKDYIVKDGDVMHIRHSG; this is encoded by the coding sequence ATGAAATCTGGAATTATTGGCCTGCCACAGGTCGGAAAAACATCGCTGTTCAAAATACTGACCAAGTCGCAAGTAGCGACCGGACACGGCGGATCGCGCGAGGCGCACATCGGAGTAGCGAAGGTGCCAGACGAGCGACTGGACAAACTGGCGGCGCTCTACACCCCGAAGAAAACAACGCATGCCACCGTGCAGTATGCCGATGTGGCGGCGATCGGACAGGAAGCCCTGAAGGAAGCCAATTTCCTGAACAATCTGCGACAAGTGGATTCGCTGACGCACGTGGTGCGGGCTTTCGATGATCCGTCGATCCCGCATGTGAAGGGCGACATCAACCCGCTTCGTGACATTAAGGATGTCGAGTTCGACATGATGGTCAGCGATCTGGGGCAGATCGAAAAAAGACTGGAGCGTCTGGAAAAAGATCTGAAGAAGATGAAGACGCCCGACCTGGTGAAAGAAGACGAGATCCTGAAGAAATGCAAGGAGTGGCTCGAGACCGAAAAGCCCCTACGCGAATTGGAGATGACGCCGGAAGACAAGAAGCGGCTGAAGGGTTTCATGTTCCTGAGCGAGAAACCGATTCTCTACGTGCTGAACATCAGCGAGAGCACGCAGCTTGGCAAAGATCTCGACGCGGCGGTCGAGAAGTTCGGGATCAAAGAGGCTGCGTCGCGCCCCAATACCGGAGCCACTGCAATCTGCGGCAAGGTAGAGGCGGAGCTGGCGGAAATGAGCGACGAGGACGCGGCAGAGTTCCTGTCGAGCTACGGGCTGCATGAGAGCGGATTGAGCCGACTGATCAAGAAGACGTACGAGTTGCTCGGGCTGATTTCGTTCCTGACGGCAGGCGAAGACGAGTGCAGGGCGTGGACGATCACCCGTGGAATGCGCGCGGTTGAAGCGGCGGGCGCAATCCATAGCGATCTTGAAAAGCACTTCATCCGTGCGGAGACGATTCACTGGGACCAGCTACTGGAGGCAGGTTCGGAAGCGGCCGCGAGAACAAAGGGAACGCTGAGGCTGGAAGGTAAGGATTACATCGTGAAGGATGGCGACGTGATGCACATCCGGCACAGCGGGTAA
- a CDS encoding EamA family transporter encodes MRHIYTWVSILAVVTCSTIGDVLISHAMKRVGDVGHVWQEHGFFAVAKRMFTNTPLWLGVFFMALAFFSLMFALSWADVSLVAPASASLTFLTNAIAAKFFLREKVDRRRWIAAILVACGVVLIAG; translated from the coding sequence GTGAGGCACATCTACACCTGGGTGAGCATACTTGCGGTCGTGACCTGTTCCACGATTGGCGATGTGCTGATCTCGCACGCGATGAAGCGTGTGGGCGACGTAGGGCATGTGTGGCAAGAACACGGTTTCTTCGCGGTGGCGAAACGAATGTTTACAAACACACCGTTGTGGCTCGGCGTGTTCTTCATGGCACTGGCGTTCTTCAGCCTGATGTTCGCCCTGTCGTGGGCTGACGTAAGTCTGGTCGCGCCGGCCTCCGCTTCCCTGACGTTCCTGACAAACGCGATTGCGGCGAAGTTCTTCCTCCGAGAAAAGGTGGACCGCCGCCGCTGGATTGCCGCCATCCTGGTGGCCTGTGGCGTGGTTCTGATTGCCGGCTAA
- a CDS encoding tetratricopeptide repeat protein, whose amino-acid sequence MGLTSKFVRVVLLTVALSASVFASPTPAADLLKAGRIDDAINTLNARLQASPNDAEAQHLLSRAYYHLKDWDRSVSYGEKAVQLASNRYDFYLWLGRAYGGKADDANPFSAARMVGKIRNNFQKAVELNPNDVAARTDLAEFYLEAPGFMGGGTDRALAESKRIEQQDAARAHWVLARIAEKKKDNATAEREYKEALRLSPSADYWNNLASFYRRTNRWAEFDDAIAKSTAPNMKRRSNDLYDAAEMLYTTGRNLPLAADLVRRYLNSNAMNEEAPAFMAHLLLGRIQEKMGDKAGAEKEYRASLALASTYRETLDALKKLR is encoded by the coding sequence ATGGGACTGACTTCAAAATTCGTTCGTGTTGTCCTGCTGACCGTAGCACTGTCGGCAAGTGTCTTTGCGTCGCCTACTCCGGCTGCTGACCTGCTCAAGGCCGGGCGGATAGATGACGCGATCAATACCTTGAATGCGCGCCTGCAAGCATCGCCCAATGACGCCGAGGCGCAGCACTTGTTGTCGCGTGCCTACTATCACCTGAAGGACTGGGACCGTTCCGTTTCGTACGGCGAAAAAGCCGTGCAATTGGCTTCCAACCGGTACGACTTCTACCTGTGGCTCGGACGGGCTTACGGCGGCAAGGCTGATGATGCTAATCCGTTCAGCGCGGCGCGGATGGTGGGCAAGATCCGCAACAACTTTCAAAAAGCGGTGGAGTTGAACCCAAACGACGTGGCGGCTCGCACCGATCTCGCCGAGTTCTACCTTGAAGCTCCGGGATTCATGGGCGGCGGCACCGATCGGGCATTGGCAGAGTCAAAACGTATTGAGCAGCAGGATGCGGCGCGTGCTCATTGGGTGCTGGCGCGCATCGCTGAGAAGAAGAAAGACAACGCTACGGCCGAGCGTGAGTACAAGGAAGCCCTGCGGCTCTCGCCCAGCGCCGACTACTGGAACAATCTGGCATCGTTCTACCGGCGCACGAACCGCTGGGCCGAGTTCGACGACGCGATCGCCAAGTCGACGGCTCCTAATATGAAGCGCAGGAGCAACGATCTATATGACGCTGCCGAGATGTTGTACACGACCGGGCGAAACCTGCCATTGGCAGCCGATCTCGTGCGCCGTTATTTGAACTCCAACGCGATGAACGAGGAAGCTCCGGCGTTTATGGCCCACTTGTTGCTGGGGCGTATCCAGGAAAAGATGGGCGACAAGGCTGGAGCTGAGAAGGAATATCGCGCTTCCCTTGCGCTCGCGAGCACCTATCGAGAAACGCTCGATGCGCTGAAGAAGCTTCGATAG
- the hpnJ gene encoding hopanoid biosynthesis associated radical SAM protein HpnJ: MPLKTLFLNPPSFENFDGGASSRWPATREIESYWYPVWLAYPAGMLEGSKLLDAPPHHVSFEQTIEMLKDYEFLVLFTSTPGFPGDIKLAEAAKQANPHLKIAFVGPHVTVLPEETLKQCLAIDFVARKEFDYSVTDYAKGKRLEDIPGVSYRKNGSIIHNPDGPQITDLDALPDVTDVYHRDLDVRRYNVPFLLHPFVALYTTRGCPAQCTFCLWPQTLSGHPWRKRSADAVAREMAKAKEYWPWVKEYFFDDDTFNIQGPRTIELCEKLKPLKLTWSCTSRVTTSYDTLKAMRDAGCRLLIVGYESGDPQVLKNIKKGATAERARQFTKDCKKLGLAIHGDFILGLPGETRESIETTISFAKELDVETIQVSVAHAYPGTEFYDFAVKNGFIVPGSAMVDQAGHQLAHIQYPNISPDYVLESVNRFYDEYYFRPKAVFRILRKAAFNGEERRRLYKEAKAFLKLRATRQKYVKEKRGQALPPIVPQNPKKGAEEESPLTVLNA, translated from the coding sequence ATGCCTTTAAAGACACTGTTTCTGAATCCGCCGTCGTTTGAGAATTTTGACGGTGGCGCCAGTTCGCGGTGGCCTGCCACCCGCGAGATCGAATCGTATTGGTACCCGGTTTGGCTGGCCTATCCTGCCGGTATGCTGGAAGGTTCGAAGCTGCTCGATGCACCTCCGCACCACGTAAGCTTTGAGCAGACCATCGAAATGCTGAAGGACTATGAGTTCCTGGTCCTGTTCACCTCGACGCCGGGCTTCCCTGGCGACATCAAGCTGGCAGAGGCGGCGAAGCAAGCGAATCCTCATCTGAAGATTGCCTTCGTAGGCCCGCACGTAACAGTGCTGCCGGAAGAGACCCTGAAACAGTGTCTCGCGATTGACTTCGTGGCGCGTAAGGAATTCGACTACTCAGTCACCGACTATGCCAAAGGTAAGCGGCTCGAAGACATCCCGGGCGTAAGCTACCGCAAGAACGGCAGCATTATCCATAATCCGGATGGTCCGCAGATCACGGATCTGGACGCACTTCCGGACGTGACGGACGTTTATCACCGCGATCTCGACGTTCGCCGGTACAACGTTCCGTTCCTCCTCCACCCCTTTGTCGCGCTGTACACAACGCGCGGCTGCCCGGCGCAATGTACGTTCTGTTTGTGGCCGCAGACGTTGAGCGGCCATCCGTGGCGCAAGCGCTCGGCCGATGCAGTAGCCCGCGAAATGGCCAAGGCGAAGGAATACTGGCCGTGGGTGAAGGAATACTTCTTCGACGACGACACGTTTAATATCCAGGGGCCTCGCACGATTGAACTCTGCGAAAAGCTGAAGCCGCTGAAGCTGACCTGGTCCTGCACGTCGCGCGTGACTACGAGCTACGACACGCTGAAGGCGATGCGCGATGCGGGCTGCCGTCTGCTGATCGTCGGGTACGAATCGGGCGATCCGCAGGTGCTCAAGAACATCAAGAAGGGCGCGACGGCGGAGCGCGCACGGCAGTTCACGAAGGACTGCAAGAAACTGGGGTTGGCAATCCACGGCGACTTCATTCTTGGGTTACCCGGGGAGACTCGCGAGAGCATCGAGACCACCATCAGCTTCGCAAAGGAATTGGACGTGGAAACGATCCAAGTATCCGTGGCGCACGCTTATCCGGGAACGGAGTTCTACGACTTCGCCGTCAAGAACGGCTTTATCGTTCCGGGCAGCGCAATGGTGGACCAGGCGGGTCACCAGTTAGCGCACATCCAGTATCCGAATATCTCGCCCGACTATGTGTTGGAGTCGGTGAACCGTTTTTACGATGAGTACTACTTCCGTCCGAAGGCGGTGTTCCGGATTTTGAGGAAGGCTGCTTTCAATGGCGAAGAGCGTCGGCGGTTGTACAAGGAAGCGAAGGCTTTCCTGAAACTCCGCGCTACACGCCAGAAGTACGTGAAGGAGAAACGCGGACAAGCATTGCCGCCGATCGTGCCACAGAATCCCAAGAAGGGCGCGGAAGAAGAATCGCCATTAACGGTTCTGAACGCATAA
- a CDS encoding undecaprenyl-diphosphate phosphatase, whose product MAVILGIVEGLTEFLPVSSTAHLRIVENWMSVSLEDPYWKMFSIVIQLGAILCLPIYFRKRIAEFLSTFPTGKNGNRTLFNHPVSLTLVAFFCTAIPSFLLTKIIGKHLESLVVMGTSLLVGGVIMWLVDVLYARGALPRRTETMDQMSLGQAVWIGFMQVLSAVFPGTSRSMATIAAGQLGGMSRSAALEFSFFLSIPTMVAATGYDLLKSLRPHDGVGHSIGTGPSTAAEWVTLAIGFVVSFIVAYGVVAWFMRWVRTRGFVPFAFWRIVIGIVVLATAARMG is encoded by the coding sequence TTGGCAGTAATTCTTGGCATTGTGGAAGGTTTGACGGAGTTCCTGCCGGTGAGTTCGACCGCCCACTTACGGATCGTCGAGAACTGGATGAGTGTTTCGCTCGAAGATCCTTACTGGAAAATGTTTTCGATCGTGATCCAGTTGGGAGCGATCCTCTGTCTGCCCATTTACTTTCGGAAGCGAATCGCTGAATTCCTCTCCACATTTCCGACGGGAAAGAACGGCAACCGGACTTTGTTCAACCACCCGGTTAGCCTTACCCTGGTGGCGTTCTTCTGCACGGCAATTCCCTCGTTCCTTCTGACCAAGATCATTGGAAAACACCTGGAAAGCCTGGTGGTGATGGGAACATCGTTGCTGGTGGGCGGAGTCATCATGTGGCTGGTAGATGTGCTCTATGCGCGAGGAGCGCTCCCACGCCGAACGGAAACGATGGACCAGATGAGCCTGGGTCAGGCTGTCTGGATTGGCTTCATGCAGGTACTCTCGGCAGTGTTCCCGGGGACATCACGCTCCATGGCGACGATCGCGGCCGGCCAGTTGGGCGGGATGAGTCGCTCGGCAGCCCTGGAATTCTCGTTCTTTCTCTCGATCCCAACCATGGTAGCCGCTACCGGATATGACCTGTTGAAGTCGCTCCGGCCGCACGATGGGGTGGGGCACTCTATAGGAACTGGCCCTTCCACAGCAGCAGAATGGGTGACCTTGGCCATTGGTTTTGTGGTTTCGTTCATCGTTGCTTATGGCGTGGTGGCGTGGTTCATGCGATGGGTACGGACGCGTGGATTTGTGCCATTTGCCTTTTGGCGGATCGTGATTGGAATCGTGGTTCTAGCGACCGCTGCCCGCATGGGCTAA
- a CDS encoding threonine/serine dehydratase: MVTLERINEARERLKGVATRTPIVPYSQPIDGRVLYLKPENFQPIGSFKLRGAYNKICSLREDERRRGVIAYSSGNHAQGVAYAARAIGVKATIVMPRNAPPIKLNGTKALGAEVVMVGPGSHERKAKAEEIAKERGLAIVPPYNDENIIAGAASVGMEIVEDLAGVEVVLVPVGGGGLVSGVSTAVKLSNPKVQVIGVEPEFANDAQQSLKTGRIVELSAEEVTRTVADGLRTQSIGEINFQHIRQYVDAIVTVKEDEILAAMRRLATEAKLVVEPSGAVTTAAFMFHAGEFRSGKTVAVISGGSVEPEFLAKVITGSSI, encoded by the coding sequence ATGGTAACCCTGGAAAGAATTAACGAGGCACGTGAACGGCTGAAGGGAGTGGCAACCAGGACGCCAATCGTTCCATATTCGCAACCGATTGACGGACGCGTGCTGTATCTGAAGCCCGAGAATTTTCAACCGATTGGCTCCTTCAAACTCCGAGGCGCGTACAACAAGATCTGCTCGTTGAGGGAAGATGAGCGACGCAGGGGAGTTATCGCCTACTCCAGCGGAAATCATGCGCAGGGTGTCGCTTACGCAGCGCGTGCGATTGGCGTGAAAGCTACCATCGTGATGCCAAGGAATGCGCCGCCGATCAAGCTCAATGGAACAAAGGCGCTTGGCGCAGAAGTGGTAATGGTTGGTCCGGGCAGTCACGAACGGAAAGCCAAGGCCGAAGAGATTGCCAAAGAGCGCGGATTGGCTATCGTTCCTCCTTACAATGACGAGAACATCATTGCGGGAGCTGCGAGCGTTGGAATGGAGATTGTCGAGGATCTCGCCGGCGTTGAAGTTGTGTTGGTGCCGGTGGGCGGGGGCGGCCTTGTGAGTGGGGTGTCTACGGCTGTGAAACTATCGAATCCGAAGGTGCAAGTGATTGGCGTAGAACCGGAGTTCGCCAACGATGCCCAACAGTCGCTCAAGACAGGCAGAATCGTGGAACTTAGCGCGGAAGAAGTGACGAGAACGGTCGCGGACGGGCTGCGGACCCAAAGCATCGGAGAGATTAATTTCCAGCATATTCGACAATATGTCGACGCTATTGTCACGGTGAAGGAAGACGAAATTCTCGCGGCGATGCGCCGGCTTGCCACGGAAGCGAAACTCGTAGTTGAGCCGAGCGGCGCAGTGACGACGGCTGCCTTCATGTTCCACGCCGGCGAATTCCGGTCTGGAAAAACAGTCGCGGTTATCAGCGGCGGCAGCGTAGAGCCGGAGTTCCTCGCGAAAGTGATCACCGGAAGTAGCATTTAG
- a CDS encoding TolC family protein — protein sequence MRRSKLLLLVSVLSYGIVAGAEQVPFQRVIELAVAHSPAMGIAAAEQSKAQQAYQEAKNAYLPNLVLGSGLGYSYGYPLSLEGSAPSIFNVNYQSSLYNPAVREFIKSAKLEWNAAATSKEDQRKDVILDASATYIQLDRVLASLKSMREQEVEANRLADLVAQRVQQGLDSQVELTRSKLVAARTRMRIAEMEGNADLLRNRLSQLTGLTADSIDTITESIPALPEVDQQADLASRAVENSSAVKAAQQRAEAQQIRAKGEWKSLYPSFDLVGQYAMFAKFNNYEDYFKRFQTNNATVGIAIKLPLLNFAQRAHAAQADADALKAKKQADAVKGQVSAETLKLQRAVKQLGTAQQVAQLDYELAKAEAEAAQIRAESGAGAPTEPNQPSGVVTARDAATARIQASDKYSQYLDTSFEYDKARLQLLRATGELEAWAGAPK from the coding sequence ATGCGCCGTTCTAAATTACTGCTCTTGGTCTCTGTGTTGAGCTACGGCATCGTTGCGGGCGCAGAGCAGGTTCCGTTTCAGCGGGTCATAGAGTTGGCAGTCGCGCACAGCCCCGCGATGGGAATCGCCGCGGCCGAACAGTCGAAGGCCCAACAGGCTTACCAGGAAGCGAAGAATGCATACCTGCCGAACCTTGTACTCGGCTCAGGTCTTGGGTATTCGTACGGATATCCGTTAAGCCTGGAGGGATCAGCGCCATCGATCTTCAACGTGAACTACCAGTCATCTCTCTACAATCCGGCGGTGCGTGAGTTTATCAAGTCGGCAAAGCTTGAATGGAATGCTGCGGCGACCAGCAAGGAAGATCAGCGTAAAGACGTCATCCTGGATGCGTCGGCTACTTACATTCAGCTCGACAGAGTACTGGCCTCGCTGAAGTCGATGAGAGAGCAGGAAGTAGAAGCCAACCGGCTGGCAGATCTGGTTGCTCAACGCGTACAGCAGGGGCTTGATAGCCAGGTGGAGCTGACGCGGTCGAAGCTGGTGGCGGCACGAACGCGGATGCGGATCGCTGAGATGGAAGGAAATGCCGATCTGTTGCGGAACAGGTTGTCGCAACTGACCGGGCTCACCGCGGATTCGATCGACACGATTACTGAGTCGATTCCAGCATTGCCGGAAGTAGATCAGCAAGCGGACCTGGCTTCGAGAGCTGTGGAAAACAGTAGCGCCGTGAAGGCGGCGCAACAGCGCGCGGAAGCACAACAGATCAGGGCCAAGGGAGAATGGAAATCTCTTTACCCGTCATTCGATCTCGTGGGTCAATACGCGATGTTTGCGAAATTCAATAATTACGAGGACTACTTCAAGAGATTCCAGACCAACAATGCGACTGTCGGGATCGCGATCAAATTGCCGTTACTGAATTTTGCGCAGCGGGCACACGCGGCGCAGGCCGATGCGGATGCGCTTAAGGCAAAAAAACAGGCCGACGCGGTAAAGGGCCAGGTCTCGGCTGAGACCCTGAAGTTGCAGCGGGCGGTGAAGCAGTTGGGAACTGCCCAGCAGGTCGCGCAACTAGACTACGAACTGGCGAAGGCAGAAGCTGAGGCTGCCCAGATTCGGGCCGAGTCCGGAGCAGGTGCTCCGACCGAACCCAACCAGCCTTCCGGAGTAGTCACAGCACGAGACGCCGCGACTGCTCGCATCCAGGCCAGCGACAAGTACTCCCAATACCTGGACACCAGCTTTGAATATGACAAAGCCCGACTGCAATTGTTGAGGGCGACGGGTGAGTTGGAGGCCTGGGCAGGGGCGCCCAAGTAG
- a CDS encoding DUF4149 domain-containing protein, with protein sequence MQALRFVMLLSLVVWIGGIVFFASVLAPTVFSVLPTRHLAGQVVTRSLGTLHWMGLISGAVFLITSMWYSRLDVGFAQPFATRHVLVMLMIALTLISVFAVASKMEQLRVDMGIVDDVRQDDPRRVEFNALHRWSTRLEVGVLAMGIAVLYLTGKALSVR encoded by the coding sequence ATGCAAGCTCTTCGTTTTGTCATGCTCCTTTCCTTAGTCGTCTGGATTGGTGGCATCGTTTTCTTCGCTTCCGTTCTCGCGCCAACTGTTTTTTCCGTTTTGCCCACTCGACACCTGGCGGGCCAGGTCGTAACCCGTTCGCTTGGCACTCTGCACTGGATGGGGCTGATCAGCGGAGCCGTTTTCCTGATCACGTCCATGTGGTACTCCCGGCTGGATGTGGGGTTTGCACAACCGTTCGCGACAAGGCACGTGCTTGTGATGTTGATGATTGCGCTGACGCTGATTTCGGTTTTTGCCGTCGCGTCGAAGATGGAGCAATTGCGCGTTGATATGGGAATCGTCGACGATGTGCGCCAGGACGATCCCCGACGGGTGGAATTCAATGCGCTGCATCGCTGGTCGACGAGGTTGGAAGTGGGAGTGCTGGCGATGGGAATCGCGGTGTTATATCTGACCGGCAAAGCCCTCTCGGTCCGTTGA